The Desulfovibrio piger DNA segment TGTCCTTCTGCTGCAGGAAGTAGCTGTAGAGCACGCCCAGGCTGTAACGCACCGTGGCGTCGTCCCGCAGGGCCACCACCTTTTCCAGGGTCGCGGCCGCTTCCTGCGGCTTGCCCTGATTGTGCAGGATGACGCCCAGCATGTAGAGGGGCTGGGGATCGTTGACGTCCAGAGCCACGGCGCGCTGGGCAAAGGTGGCTGCGGCGTCCCATTCCTGGGTGGCCATCAGGTGTTCGGCCAGATGCATCAGGGCATCCTTGTTGGTGGGCTCGGCGGCCACCTTCTGCATCAGGCTGGCCAGCAGGTTCTGTTCCTGTCCCATGCCCTGCGGGGCCGTGGGACGTTCGGTCACCAGATGCGGATTGCTGACACGTTCCTTGATGGTGACGCCCAGCATGACCAGCAGGCTCAGGCCCAGCAGCAGGATGATGGCGCGGGCGGTGAAGGAAAGACGGCTATCAGTCATGCAGGATCTCCATCTGGCGCAGACGGGCATCCAGACGACGCTGGGCACAGCCCATGAAGACCAGGTACGCGGCCAGACCCAGCCAGACGGCGGCACCGGCCGCCACCAGCCACAGGAAATTGCTGTCCATAGGGCACTCCTTGAAAGCGGGGATCCCGCTTGTATCCGTTGAAAACAGGGCTCACCGAGCCCGGACGGAGCACGGCTCCGTCTGTCCGCTCCCCGGGAGCGGCGCATCCGCGGCCGTCATCCCGCCGCATGCGGCGGGCAGGACAGACCGGGGACCGAAAATCAGTCTTCCGCCTGCAGGCGCAGGCTGTCCAGCCGGTCGCGCAGGCCCAGCTGGCGGGTGCGCAGCCACACCAGGCCCGCCCAGAACAGGCCCATGGCCGCCACACAGGCGATGGCGGTCAGCTTCATCTCAGGTTCCAGCCCGCCGCCCTTGGAGGCGAACACCGCCGGGTGGATGGAGCGCCACAGCCGGGCCGAAAGGAAGACCAGCGGCACGTCCAGAAAGGCCACCACGCCCACCACGGCGCAGATCATGCGCTTGCGCTGGGGCGGCAGGTCCAGGCCGCGCAGCACCAGATAGCCCGCATAGATGAACCACATGACCAGCGTGGTGGTCAGGCGGGGATCCCACATCCACCAGACGCCCCAGGAGCGGCGGGCCCAGATCATGCCCGTGACCAGGGCCAGACCGGCCAGCAGCACGCCCACTTCGGCAGCGGCCGCGCAGACGCGGTCAGCGGCCGGGGAACGCCGGATCAGGTAGACGATGGACGCCACGAAGACCACCAGAAAGCTGATGAGCGCCCACCAGGCCAGCGGCAGATGGGTATAGAAGACCTTCTGCATCAGGCCCAGCTGGGCTTCCACAGGGGCATAGAAAAAGATCAGCCACTGGCACACGGCCAGGGCCGCACCGCCCAGCAACACCAGCAGCAGGGGCCACACGGAAAAGGCGCGTTGCATCATTCGTCTCCCGAATACATGAAGCCGAACAGCAGCAGTCCGGCAGCCAGAAAGACACCGTCGAAGGCGGCGGCCAGCCCTATCCACGAGGCCGGGCCGTCAGGCGCGGGCGCACCGAACACCTGGGCCGCCACGCCGATCCCCGCCAGCAGCAGGGGCACCAGCAGGGGGAAGAGCACGATGCTCAGCAGGGACTCGCGCGCCGCGCCGCCCTGCGAGAGCGCGCCCAGCAGCGAACCCAGGGCGCACATGCCCACGTCCACCAGCAGCAGCGTGCCGAGGCCCACGGGCCAGAGCGCGCCTATCTCCTGCGACAGGAAGACCACGGCGGCGGGCAAAAAGAACATCTGGGCCACCAGCAAGAGCAGCAGCCCGGCCAGG contains these protein-coding regions:
- a CDS encoding tetratricopeptide repeat protein produces the protein MTDSRLSFTARAIILLLGLSLLVMLGVTIKERVSNPHLVTERPTAPQGMGQEQNLLASLMQKVAAEPTNKDALMHLAEHLMATQEWDAAATFAQRAVALDVNDPQPLYMLGVILHNQGKPQEAAATLEKVVALRDDATVRYSLGVLYSYFLQQKDKGRAHWEAGLKDPKISPEMRQAIEEELKK
- the ccsA gene encoding cytochrome c biogenesis protein CcsA, which produces MMQRAFSVWPLLLVLLGGAALAVCQWLIFFYAPVEAQLGLMQKVFYTHLPLAWWALISFLVVFVASIVYLIRRSPAADRVCAAAAEVGVLLAGLALVTGMIWARRSWGVWWMWDPRLTTTLVMWFIYAGYLVLRGLDLPPQRKRMICAVVGVVAFLDVPLVFLSARLWRSIHPAVFASKGGGLEPEMKLTAIACVAAMGLFWAGLVWLRTRQLGLRDRLDSLRLQAED
- a CDS encoding heme exporter protein CcmB gives rise to the protein MISFALTVARKDLLLTFTRGSGLVQGLLLGLLLLFVFSLSQGVGERMSPQGAGAVFWLGSAFCQVLIFNTLYALEEANGARLGLLLAPAPIQAVWLGKALAGLLLLLVAQMFFLPAAVVFLSQEIGALWPVGLGTLLLVDVGMCALGSLLGALSQGGAARESLLSIVLFPLLVPLLLAGIGVAAQVFGAPAPDGPASWIGLAAAFDGVFLAAGLLLFGFMYSGDE
- a CDS encoding CcmD family protein codes for the protein MDSNFLWLVAAGAAVWLGLAAYLVFMGCAQRRLDARLRQMEILHD